The following coding sequences are from one Nicotiana tomentosiformis chromosome 3, ASM39032v3, whole genome shotgun sequence window:
- the LOC138907814 gene encoding uncharacterized protein has translation MVIVEVSGVAFTTFQLSGAANQWWQVYEEGRPADAIPPTWAQFSKTFLKKFSELARHAPTLVPTVRERDCRFIEGIDFDLKICMAQELQTDTPFQQVVEITRRIERVLGEERESKEAKSSSAMTHYGGGSSSQPAQSRHQITLGAQVSSYSAPPTRDSYSGYFSYPAQT, from the exons ATGgttattgtggaagtgagcggagtcgcctttactacatttcagctgtcaggagcagcgaatcagtggtggcaagtctatgaagaaggtagaccagccgatgcaataccacctacttgggctcagttttcaaaGACGTTCTTGAAaaa gttcagtgagttagcccgtcatgcacctactttggttcctaccgTTAGAGAGCGGGactgcagattcattgaggggatcgattttgatcttaaaatatgcatggctcaagagttgcaaaccgatactccatttcagcaagtagtagagattacAAGGAGGATTGAGCGTGTTctaggtgaggaaagggagtctaaggaggccaaaagctcttcagctatgacccattatggcggaggctcgagcagtcagcCAGCTCAATCCAGACATCAAATTACTCTGGGTGCTCaagtaagttcttatagtgcaccaccgacacgagattcttatagtggttatttcagttatccggcacaaacTTAG